TATGTATGTGAAATGTCAAAGTTATTCCTTGCATCTTCTTCTCTTCTTATGGTTTATTTTTTATACTAAtgtatatttttgtttctttgttgtgatatggccgagggccgataaGTGTTTGTTCGAGCAGGATCAAACATAACCTTTCATTTGATCGCGACCGAGGGctggtaggtgtttgttcgaccggggtcgaacataacctttcattACATCACGGTCGAGGTCCGGTAGGTGTTTATTCGAGcggggtcgaacataacctttcattAGATCATGGCCGAGGGACGATAGGTATTGGTTTGAGCGGGGTCGAGCATAACCTTTCATTAAATTGCGGCCGAGGGCCGATATGTGTTTGTTCGAGCAGGGTCAAACATAACCTTTCATTAGATCGCGGTCGAGGtccggtaggtgtttgttcgagcggggtcgaacataacctttcattAGATCGCGGCAGAGGGCCGATAGGTATTTGTTCGAGCGGGGTCGAGCATAACATTTCATTAGATTCCGGCCGAGGGCCGATTTGTGTTTGTTCGAGCAGGGTCGAACATAAACTTTTATTAGATCGCGGTCGAGGGTCGGTAGGTATTTGTTCAATCATAATCGAACATAACCTTAATATGAAAAAGGTGTGATGATAAGCGTAAAGTTTCTTATTGCTTTGACATTGTTGCTTTGGTTACATACTTGGATAAATTTACAGATTCTTGGGTGTTGGCTGACGttccagtcccagtctatctagtccctttatTGGTTGACCTGGAGAGTATTGACAGGTCGAGCAATAAAATAGTAATCATGACTCTACTTTAGCATACTTCGACTCGAAGTGTTCCCTtcatcgcctcgttaaaaacctcttTGAGAAAACCCAAATGGGATAAAACTCGAGTGAGGGAAAAAAAGATTACGACTTGGGGGATGCTTTTTCTCTctgaagttgaagtatttgaggtggatGATATTCTAGTTGTTTGATAGTAGCTTTCGTTCCATTGTCTCTAGTTGGAATGAACCCTTATTTGCTTTTGTTGTGTTTTGTACGGACCGTCCCAGTTCTTTCCCAGCTTACCTTCTCGGGGATCTTTGCTCACTagagttttggatttcagtacataGTCCCCAACTTTAAGCGGCTGGACCTTTGCTTTTTTTGTTGTAATAAcgttctgcttgttgtttttgggcgacCATTCTTATGTAGGCCATGTCTGTCCGTTAGTCTATTTCGTCGAGATCTTGCCTTCTGCTCTCGTCGTTACTTGTGCCGCTTTCATGGTAGTATCTTAGGCTGGGTTCTCCAACCTCGACCGGTATTACTGCCTCAGTCCCATAGATCAAAGAGTAGGGCGTCTCTCCTGTACTCGTTTTCGGAGTTTTTCGGTAGGCCCATAATACTTATGGTAACATTTCTAGCCATAGTCCCTTGGTGTCTTttagctttttcttcatgatgtttagtatAGACTTATTGGAGGATTCTGCTTGTCCgttacccactggatggtataGGGTTGAGAGTATCCTCTTGATATGCCATTTTTCGAAGAACTCGACAGTATTCTTTCCTGTGAACTGGGGTCCGTTGTCTAAGCTGATTTTCTTGGGTAtgccgaatcgacatatgatgtttctccatataaaggtgattacCTCCTGTTCCCATATTTGGGTGAATGCTCCTTCTTCCAcacatttagagaaatagtcagttaaaaccaaaatgaATCATACGTACCTCGCCCCGTTGGGAGGGgacccacgatgtccattccGCATTTGATGAACGGTAAGGGGAGGTGACCGAGTGGGGGTTCTCGCCcgcttggtgaatcattggggcgTACTTTTGGCATTGTTCGCATTTTCTCACGAAGTCTGCGACAtgctttttcatggtgggccagtagtatcccGCCCGTATGAGGTATCTGACCAGTGCTCGATTGCCGGAGTGAGCTCTGCAATGGCCTTCATGGACTACTTCGAGGACGCGCTAGGTTTGGTTGGGGCCCAAGCACTTCGCCAGAGGGCCGTCGTACGTCCTCTTGTACAGGTCGCTATGGAGGAGGTTGTATCAGGCCACCTGTATTTTTAGGTTTTTGGCCTCTTTTTTGTCGCCTGGGAGTGTGTCGTCCTGCGAATATGCGATAATGCGATTGCGCCAGTGCCAAGTTAAGTTTATGcttcttacctcgacttgctccagtGATGAGTGAGGAGGTGGAATACACATTTATCTCCGGTCATGATGCTTTTGGTAGCTGAGGCTAATTTGGCGAGGCCATATGCTTCGGCATTCGTTGGCATTCGTTGGAGTCAAGTTTCAACTGTTTAGCCCCATATTTGAGTGCTAGCCTTAATcctgcaattatggcctcatactcggcctaaTTGTTAATCATCTCCGGGCACCTTATGGATTGGCGAATTACTTCGCCTATtgggacctcgagtacgagtcccagtccagACCCTTATGCGTTGGATTTGCCATCAGTGTATAGGACCCATAGGTCATTTGTTTGGAGGGAAGTTTGGAAGACTTCCTTTTCGAACTCGGGCATTATTTTTGCGCTGAAGTCGGTGAGCACTTGTGACTTTATCGCCGTTCGCGGCTGGTATGTGATATCATGCTCACTtagctcgatggcccatttggctagccttcccgatagctcgggtttatgaaaaattctccTCAGGGTAAAAGTTATGACGACCGAGATGAGGTGACCTTagaaatagggtctaagctttcgtgaaacTACGACCAAGGTTAGAGCCAATTTTTCGAGGTGCGGGTACCTCATCTCGGCGTCAACGAGTGTTTTCTTAATTTAATAGATGAAAGATTGCATACCTTTATTTTTGTGGATCAAGACTGCGCTTACTGCTACTTCGGATACGACAAGATAGACGAGGAGCTGCTCCCCAGGTTCGGGTTTCGAAATCAAGTGCGGTGATGATAGGTATGCCTTCAGTTCTTGCAGAGCCTGGGCACACTCGGAAGTCCATTCGAGGCCGTTGTCTTTCTTGAGTATGCCAAAGAATTTATGTCACCTATCCGATAACCGCGAGATAAACCTTGATAAGGCGGCGATACGACCAGTCAACCTTTGGACTTGTTTTTTGGTACTTATGAGTTCTGGTATCTCCTCAATGGCTTTGATATGATCTGGGTTGACCTCGATCCCTCGTTGCAATACCAGAAAACCCAAGAACTTTCTCGAGGctaccccgaatgcgcatttctctGAGTTCAGCTTCATTCCGTACCATCTgagtatgtcgaaagtttctttGAAATGATCGATGTGATATTCTCCCCTTTTGGACTTGACCAGCATGTATTCTATATATACCTTCATTGTTTTGACGAGCAGGTCTTTGAACATCCTTGCTACCAATCTTTGATAAGTAGCCTCTATGTTTTTTAGTCCAAACGACATGACCTTGTAGCAATacgttccttggtgggtgatgaacatggtcttttcctgatcttcttcTTCCATGGGGATCTCATTATAGCCTGAGTAGGTGTCCAAGAAACTTAGTAGCTCGTGCCCGACCattgcgtcgatgagttggtcgatatgaggTAATAGTAATGAATCCTTTGGACATACTTTGTTCAAATCTgtgaaatccacgcacatccaccatttcccatttttctttttgaccatCACTATGTTGGCAACCCACTTGGATTACTTCGACTCCCTGATGGAACCGTTTTCTAACAGTTTTTCCATCTCCTCGCGGACTGCATCGTTGATAGCGGGTTTGAATTTACGCCTGACCTGTCTCACTAGGGGTGGAATGGGTTGACCTTTAATTTGTGCGTGGCAATTTCCtttgggatacctggcatatctgcatggttGAAAGCAAACAAGTCTGTGTTAGCTGTTAAGAATTGACGGAATTTACATGGTTCCCGAAGTTTGCAGCCGATATAGGCCTTCTTGCTATGATCGTTGAGGTCCAATTGAACGGGGTCGAGGTTTTCTATGGTCGATACTGTGGCTTCGATCGTGTCGGGATCCTCGATGACATCCTCGATCACATCTTGCTCCGACCTCGACCCTGTTGATTGCTATACCTTTTTTTCTTTAACTTTTCTTTGTTGGGTAGCCGTGCTGTCTAAGGCAATGCAGTAGCATTCCCGGGATGTGCACTTCTCTCCGCGTATATTGAATATCCCTCATGGTGTTGGGAATTTGATCACTTGGTATAGGCTGGAGTTGATGGCTCTCATGGGatgtatccatggtcgacccaCTATGGCATTGTATGTGGTGGCCTGGTCCATAACGTGGAATGTTGTCTCTTGATTTATGCCGCCGGCCAAGACGAGTAGTGTAATTTCCCTGGACGTTCGctcaactgcattattaaaatcGGTTAGCGTGATGCAACGCAACACTATTTTATCCTCGAGCCTCATTTGGGTAAGGACTCAGGGATGGATAATGCTTATACCACTTCCATCGTCCACCATGATGCGTTTGACATTAGTATCTAAAATGCATAAAGTAATAACAAGGGAATCATTATGAGGGAAAGTCAAATCGTCGGCATCTGACTCGTCTAAGATGATACTCTCTTCGAGTCCATCATGCCGTTCGCGGGTGATCGACCGCTTGAGTTTGTGAGTGGTGGTGAAATTTGTGCCGTTGACAGAGGCATCATCgttgccgccgatgatcatgttgatggtaAGAGCTGGGGATGGTGGCTTTGGCGGCCCATGATGTTCACGTCCTCTAGTGAAGTTGGTCCTCCCTTTGTTGCTTAACAATTCTTTGAGGTGCCCTTGCTGTAACATATTTATGGCTTCCTGTCcaagggcgatgcaatcttctgttttgtgCCTGCGTTCCTGGTGGAACTCACAGAGGGCGTCAGACTTTCTGGTGTTCGGGTCTGATCTCAACTTTGGCGGCCACTTCACTTTTGTTCCGAGTTTCTCAAGGGTGTAGACTATTTCTGTAGGCGattcacaaaaattgtgagtAGATAATAAATGAGGCATACTTCTTTCGTTCCGATGAGTCCCTGTCTTTGGTCTGGGCGGACCTTCTTCATAGCGGAGGGAGGGAGTGGCGTCCGCCCTGACATATGGTTGGTGTCGTTCCCTATTAGGTCGTGGAATCGGGTGATCTCTTCTGGATATTTTTGAGTGGGGATAGTTTTGTCCAAATATTATTTCTGCCTAAAAAGTGGCTACATCTGAATTAGTTTTGAATGCGCGGCTAATTTGCAACTACCGAATTGTAAGACAATGGCTTGGGCCTTGGCTGTGTGCAGTTAGCTGGTCTGAGACTCTTGACCAAGCTACAAGGAAATATAAAGAGAAAATGACTCTCTATGGCCTCTCAAAATTTTAATACCCCATGTTTTTTCTCATTGACACGAAATGGCCATccggcccaaacatattacatctaatagcccaaaatgtctattttgtatattttttgtatagtgacagtttattttgtatattttttatatagtgatagtctattttgtatatgttttatatagtgacagtctatttagtatatgttttgtatagtgacagtctattgtatataaattgtacagtgacggtctattttgtatagtgacatctattttgtatattttttgtatagtgacagtcttttgtacatattttgtatagtgacatctattttgtatattttttgtatattgacaatttattttgtatattttttgatagtgacatctattttgtatattttttgtatagtgacagtctatttagtatataaattgtatagtgacagtctattttgtatagtggcagtctatttgtatattttttgtatagtgacagtcttttTTGTATATTGAATGACTACGATgtgtaaaaaatatatatacattttgtactaGTGTGCACATGAACTATAGTATagtaaaatatttgaaagattCTAGCTTTGttgtatcaaaattgtatattTTTTGAATGCATGATTCTTGTGGAATAGTCATTGTTTGTCAACTTGTCATGCTGCTTCTTTTTCCATTCACTGATTTTTAGACAAGATTTATCCTTTTCTTTTGCCATATTTATTTCTATAAGCTTCGGAGCAACTGGATAGTTGCCATCAAACGCTTCTCCAGACAGTCATGGCCTGACGCTCAACAGTTTGTGGTAAATCTGGTTATAAGTTAGCAGATAATATAGTTTTTTGGTCCTTTTAGCCGTCATCATTGTTGAGCAAGAAATGTTTAGATTTGAAACCTGAACTCTAAATTCGATATGACTTCATTGAGAGACACTTATTGGTTACTGAACAGTATATGTTACAAAATTATCATGTCAGTTGGGTTTGTTAATTTTAATGGCTAGCCATTAGAATTGGTTCTGGACTATAAAGGGCATATTATAATTTATGGCTAGCGGATGATATTAGTTTTTACCAAATGGCTAGTAATGAATTTTGCTCAAATATAAACAACATTATAGCACACCAGTTAACAAATCCTGAATTAGATTATGGAGTTGAATAATTTTCCGAAAAATAAGTAATTTATTGGTAATTGATTGCCAGAAATATTTTATCAGGAAATCATTTTCTACCAAGGAGGGCAATAACTTCCCTCACTTGTTCAAAAGGCAAAAAACTAGTAGAAGTATATGCACAATGAAAATTATAAGCAAATTCAGCAAATAGTGTTTGTAGAATTTCTACATCCGCTTCAGACCATTTCCTCAACCAATGTGCTATTTACCAGAAGAAAAGGAGACCAAATTATGATACAAAATTACAGTGCAATAAAAGGTGATTCATATCCTTCTTATGTTTTCTGCACATGCAACACCAAGTCGCCAACtcacaaaataatgtattttcACTTCTAACCAACAGTTATATTGCCTGTCTAAAAGCTTATAGCCATACCAATTAGCCATTTTCACAGCCCAATCATTTGCTTACAACTTATAGCTAAGCTGAAGGCAACCGCGCTGACATTAGCAGTTGGCATAGAAGCTTCAAAAAGTCAAGGCCAAATAGAAATCACGATTCATGTTTCACACATTATTAATAACACAACGAAATGCTAGTGCACATTGTCGGAGCACAAGATATTGAGATGCATGTGGATTACAAAGGAAATATCAAGCATAACACTTGATATGATCATTTATGCATCAACAATATCCCTACAAGTGGGAAGAGTTAAGCCAAGTGAAAACTTCATACCAGAAAATGGAAAAGGAAGATGACATACTAGCTCTAATCTCCAttatccagaataaaagaaaggtaacaacagtagtagtagtagtagtttcACACCGTCGTCAGTCCTACTTAGAACATACAACACCAGCAACCCCAAAGACCAGTGGAATCTCACGTCATAGTAGACTCATAAGCATGCTTCAAAGGATTCAGCAGCATTGGACTCGTCAAGCATTTGAACAACTTGAGCAACACCAGCTGCAAGTTCCTTCTGAATGGCACCATCAGGCATATCAAATGTTCTCCTCCTAGCAACCGATATAGGCCTCCCGCCAGGTTGGGGGTCGATAACATCAAGCATTGCTTCTAGCTCATCCACCATCGTCTTCTTTGCAGATCGGACCATTACATCAGCACCCTAATACAGAAGGAAAAGAGAACGATAAATGCATTTTTGGAATAAAAGCAAGAACACTAAAAATGGTTGAGAGCCAAAGATCTGCATAACACATTGCAAATATGGAGAATATGTGATCTCATTATATGCAGACAATTGATGTCGTCAACATAATCCGTATGGATTTTGTAGAGAGAATAAATATAGTGGATGATAACATTTCTGGCTGCAGTAGGTATCATTTCATGCTCATCTACCAAAATACAGACCCAACATAAGATGTGAGGAAGCTACAGAACAACTAGCTGAGAGGTCAGCAAATTCTTGTTTCCCGGCTTCAATTTCAGGAAAGACGGCAGCATAGTAATAAATCAGCTGCATCCTTATTTAATTTGTTACCATTGCCTATCTAGTCAGATAAAGCAAAAATGTACATTCTGAGGTTACCACCAAAATCTAAACGGAAAATAAATAACCAAACTAGAAGCACAAACTGGTCTAAAAAAGTAAATGTACCAAAGGTCGTGTTTATGTTGATCCAAAGTCAGACCCGGAATTCCTATATAATGCCTCTTATTTATAAACTATTTCTACTGAAAACCATCCAAAACCCCCAAATCCAACAAAGCtgaaaaacaaataagaaaaggaaaTGGAGAACCACTAAAAACAGGGAAGTTGAAAGGCCACTTTCGGGGATCAGACCATGCAACAACTGATAAACATCTGAGAACTATAGAACCAATCATTGATAAATGATACTTCACCAACAAAAGTAACCACTTGAAAGTTGCAGAATTCTAGTACTCTATCCACTCCAATTTActgatttcttttcattttgagaCGTTCCAAAATGTTTGACACGACTCAATTAACATCAttatttcataaaattttcaGAGCTTTCAAAAATCCAAATACATCTAACTATTCAAATTATAAAATTTGAAGTGATGTTTTCTATCAGACTA
This DNA window, taken from Nicotiana tabacum cultivar K326 chromosome 4, ASM71507v2, whole genome shotgun sequence, encodes the following:
- the LOC142179988 gene encoding uncharacterized protein LOC142179988, with product MPHLLSTHNFCESPTEIVYTLEKLGTKVKWPPKLRSDPNTRKSDALCEFHQERRHKTEDCIALGQEAINMLQQGHLKELLSNKGRTNFTRGREHHGPPKPPSPALTINMIIGGNDDASVNGTNFTTTHKLKRSITRERHDGLEESIILDESDADDLTFPHNDSLVITLCILDTNVKRIMVDDGSGISIIHP